Below is a window of Brachyspira hampsonii DNA.
GACTTTTTTTGTTAATTAAACTATACTATATAAATAGTGTTAGCGTGTTTTCTTATTACAAAATAACATACCTATCTTTATTATATATTTGTAGAGGTATTTTATGAAAAAGTTTAATAGTATAACAGTTAAAATTCCTTTAATTGTTAATATAGTTATAGTTATATTGTCATTCACAATTATATTTTCGTCTATACAAATAGCAAGCAAAGCTATAAATAATGCAACATATTCCGGATTTGAAACTTCAGTTAATGGTTATTCAACTTTATTGGATACAATGCTCGAAGATCAGCTTCTTGTAATGGATGCATATTCAAGAATACCTACAATAATAGAATATATGCAGACAAGAGATGCAAATATTAGAGAAAAAGCCATATCTACTATGGTAAATTTATTTGATAATAATGATTATATATTAACATTAGATTTAATAGATTTAGATGGTAAAGTAATAGAGGCTTATAATGGAGATAGGAAAGATGCCGGATTGGATATGGCAGCAACATATCCTCAATTATGGAAAGAGTTTGCTGACTCTGGATATGATCATGCTACTAGTGATATTATATATAAATCAGATATAAATAAAGGATTTGTACTTCCTGTAGTACATTCTATTTATGATTTAGAAAATAATCTTATTGGAAGTTTTGTTGCCTTTATAGATTGGAGTAAAATAATAAATGATACTTTAAAAGATGCCAGAAATGAATTATCTGATAAAAAATCTATATTTGTTTTAAATGAAGAAGATTTATTATGCGTATATCATAATGTAGATTCTATTATAGGTATTGTACCTAATGCTTCATTGAGACCTCCTGAAGGACAGAATTCAGGATTATTTACATATAATTTTAATGATATTGATAGAATGGCATTTTTTAAAAAAATGAAAACTCAGCCTTGGATTATGATGTCAGGTATTACTCAGAATTTATTATATGCTGAGAGTAAAAAAATAACTATTGTGGGTATATTATTAGGTGTAGTGGGAATTATAGTATCCTCAATAGTATCAGCGATTTATATAGGAAGAATAATTAAACCTATAAGAAATATAGTTGATGAAGCCTATCAAATGGCTA
It encodes the following:
- a CDS encoding methyl-accepting chemotaxis protein, with the protein product MKKFNSITVKIPLIVNIVIVILSFTIIFSSIQIASKAINNATYSGFETSVNGYSTLLDTMLEDQLLVMDAYSRIPTIIEYMQTRDANIREKAISTMVNLFDNNDYILTLDLIDLDGKVIEAYNGDRKDAGLDMAATYPQLWKEFADSGYDHATSDIIYKSDINKGFVLPVVHSIYDLENNLIGSFVAFIDWSKIINDTLKDARNELSDKKSIFVLNEEDLLCVYHNVDSIIGIVPNASLRPPEGQNSGLFTYNFNDIDRMAFFKKMKTQPWIMMSGITQNLLYAESKKITIVGILLGVVGIIVSSIVSAIYIGRIIKPIRNIVDEAYQMAKGNFILQSQLSNRHDEIGELSKAFDMMRNRFIEVISEVLNASKEIASAASELHKGSEDLASRTEYQASSLEETASSMEEMASTIKSSAQNSVDGNEVMIASRNAVLEGGSVIADTTKMIEDVYAASAKIKDITKVIEDIAFQTNILALNAAVEAARAGDQGRGFAVVASEVRNLAQNSQASAKDITSLIEDIYEKINKSAEMARHSQEIFSDIESKIEETSKIMSDISHTAVEQEAGVDQVNTAVTKMDSITQQNASLVEQSTAASKSLLEQANHLEELMSFFKV